In one Pseudodesulfovibrio tunisiensis genomic region, the following are encoded:
- the hemB gene encoding porphobilinogen synthase: MIPFEFHRGRRLRSGATLRELVRENEIRPQDLIMPYFVVETDDEDFRKPITSMPGQYQLSLKQLEKQVAQAVDLDLKSLILFGIPAEKDETGSQAYADDGIVQKAIRMIKDKWPELVVIADTCLCEYTSHGHCGLIKNGEVMNDPTLNLLARAALAQVRAGADMVAPSDMMDGRVAAIRAMLDEEGFVNTPIMSYAVKYASAFYGPFREAAESTPQFGDRKAYQMDPANGREAMREAAADLEEGADIIMVKPGMPYLDVIRQVRDSFDCPVAAYQVSGEYSLIKAAAANGWVDEQAVVMESLVAFKRAGCDLIITYFTEDVLRTLGR, encoded by the coding sequence ATGATTCCCTTTGAATTCCACCGCGGTCGCCGCCTGCGCTCCGGCGCGACCCTCCGCGAACTTGTCCGCGAAAACGAGATCCGGCCTCAGGACCTGATCATGCCCTACTTCGTGGTCGAGACCGACGACGAGGATTTCCGGAAACCGATCACGTCCATGCCCGGCCAGTACCAGCTTTCCCTGAAGCAACTGGAGAAGCAGGTGGCTCAGGCCGTGGACCTCGACCTCAAGTCCCTGATCCTGTTCGGCATTCCTGCGGAAAAGGACGAGACAGGCTCTCAGGCCTACGCCGATGACGGCATCGTCCAGAAGGCGATCCGCATGATCAAGGACAAGTGGCCCGAACTGGTCGTCATCGCGGACACCTGTCTCTGCGAATACACCTCGCACGGCCATTGCGGCCTGATCAAGAACGGCGAGGTCATGAACGACCCCACCCTGAACCTGCTGGCCCGTGCCGCTCTGGCTCAGGTACGCGCAGGCGCGGACATGGTGGCCCCCTCGGACATGATGGACGGACGCGTTGCCGCAATCCGCGCCATGCTGGACGAGGAAGGGTTCGTCAACACCCCGATCATGAGCTACGCCGTGAAATACGCGTCCGCATTCTACGGCCCGTTCCGCGAGGCGGCCGAGTCCACCCCGCAGTTCGGCGACCGCAAGGCGTACCAGATGGACCCGGCCAACGGCCGCGAAGCCATGCGTGAAGCCGCCGCCGACCTTGAGGAAGGCGCGGACATCATCATGGTCAAGCCCGGCATGCCCTATCTGGACGTGATCCGGCAGGTGCGCGATTCCTTCGACTGCCCGGTGGCCGCCTATCAGGTCAGCGGCGAATACAGCCTGATCAAGGCCGCAGCAGCCAACGGCTGGGTGGACGAACAGGCCGTGGTCATGGAATCCCTCGTGGCGTTCAAGCGCGCCGGATGCGATTTGATCATCACCTACTTTACCGAAGACGTCCTCAGGACGCTGGGCAGATAG